A stretch of Vespula vulgaris chromosome 15, iyVesVulg1.1, whole genome shotgun sequence DNA encodes these proteins:
- the LOC127069417 gene encoding uncharacterized protein LOC127069417 isoform X3, translating to MPNTQLTTSHSQPIYVPGKYSPSSCLSDKEEDEIYGFGYGVFSRQMLQHRQQKLALATQNSAAMTPAGHPQPYQSCLSPRSAFFYEFPPNEQGQNTSKKKTTFSRLLRGLKTHKKEKQGQTQGSPRHGRARIGVPQRVDTPDSVLQSGLGPGPDMGHTILRSMVDPRDYDRLRYLQMNGGQPNSFEETINRLKVQEALRQKERFHKEHEEILRDIRHGLMQLGRDGRGQVTGDDTYMYDEDARCGGTGGLGGGLGGQHWYDEPPYESDPDDFLMGASGGPVPTATIQNGRVCFTLNPRPENRGEGVISLRTAGDISLPRERSKGAASTMRGLIVPQGHNNPPTIIPLTHSRASRESGDYASSDVQSRSSGEEGLSPSQSSDYEEQEELENQHSAATHTSEASALLDEETKTGVGGRARNLRHDVQTKISRLRQDRASSEAFPCSASSVESLPSGSGSSTQALVRAGSNHSSISCEERDAISPTSIGPVLCRARALVDYTPSPYDKDALKFKKGDIIDVVQMNKSGLWKGVVHNRIGHFKFINVEILNDRVPRRGDSERSSKWGQRYRQKPGSVQELLQRMNLQEHISVFVLNGYEDLELFREIEPADLDYLSIHQPEHRAKILTAVQLLHDLQSGSEGDLASSSEGDEVSRLVLHSGQTSGHCSPFNRRQFPRDSGCYDAHKNPTSRRNVSPESSMATKISRENNLDSSAQSKIAAGNVTGEGNALTDVKDDFHPNIPIGGSLLTQKEGQFDKSPLLRGGSARAIGKRSNFGETVVIEEACEGNQKLGMVKYVVGGNTDLGLEAARDVATALSQRGCLSEKSSDSGVSSSSISSAPPPRDKSLATGTGPSQTSVSPTKNQFGNFTRTPATTQTAAKTQGNASSEYP from the exons ATGCCCAACACTCAGCTTACCACCAGTCATTCACAGCCCATTTACGTGCCTGGAAAATACTCG ccATCGAGCTGCCTCAGTGATAAGGAAGAAGACGAGATCTATGGCTTCGGTTACGGTGTCTTCAGTAGACAAATGCTTCAACATCGTCAACAAAAACTTGCGCTCGCCACGCAGAACTCGGCCGCCATGACACCGGCTGGGCATCCACAACCCTACCAAAG CTGTCTGAGCCCGAGATCAGCATTTTTCTACGAATTTCCACCTAATG AGCAAGGACAAAACACgagtaaaaagaagacgaCGTTCTCAAGGTTATTGAGAGGTTTGAAAACACACAAGAAGGAGAAGCAAGGTCAAACGCAAGGCTCTCCGAGACACGGTCGTGCGAGAATAGGAGTACCACAGAGA GTCGATACGCCGGACAGCGTCCTTCAGAGTGGATTAGGTCCAGGACCAGATATGGGTCACACGATATTACGTTCGATGGTAGACCCGCGAGATTACGACCGACTGAGGTATTTGCAAATGAATGGAGGTCAGCCAAATAGCTTTGAAGAGACTATAAATAGG tTGAAGGTTCAAGAAGCATTGAGGCAAAAAGAACGATTTCACAAAGAACACGAAGAG atattgaGAGATATCAGACATGGTTTGATGCAGTTAGGACGAGATGGACGTGGTCAGGTCACAGGAG ATGACACCTACATGTACGACGAAGATGCGCGATGTGGAGGTACCGGTGGTTTAGGTGGTGGTTTAGGGGGTCAACATTGGTACGATGAACCACCATACGAATCGGACCCCGATGATTTTCTTATGGGAGCCAGTGGAGGTCCCGTGCCTACGGCTACCATTCAAAATGGAAG AGTATGCTTTACATTGAATCCAAGACCCGAAAATAGAGGCGAAGGAGTGATTTCCTTGAGAACAGCCGGTGACATCAGTCTACCACGTGAACGTTCCAAAGGAGCAGCTTCGACGATGCGAGGATTGATCGTACCTCAAGGACATAACAATCCACCCACGATTATACCTTTAACGCACTCCAGGGCTTCACGAGAGAGTGGAGATTACGCGAGCAGTGACGTTCAA AGCCGGAGTAGCGGGGAGGAGGGACTTTCGCCGAGCCAGAGCAGCGACTACGAGGAACAAGAAGAGCTTGAGAACCAACACTCCGCCGCTACACACACA TCGGAGGCGAGTGCTCTATTGGACGAAGAAACTAAAACTGGGGTAGGTGGACGTGCAAGAAATCTCAGACACGACGTACAAACGAAGATCTCAAGGCTTCGCCAGGATCGAGCGTCCTCCGAGGCCTTTCCTTGTAGCGCCAGTAGCGTCGAGAGTCTTCCGAGCGGAAGTGGTTCTAGCACGCAAGCTTTGGTACGAGCGGGAAGTAATCACAGCTCGATATCGTGCGAAGAAAGAGACGCCATAAGCCCGACGTCCATCGGCCCTGTACTTTGCAGGGCGAGAGCCTTGGTCGATTACACACCTAGTCCTTACGATAAGGACGCGCTCAAATTTAAG aaagGTGACATCATCGACGTGGTACAGATGAACAAAAGTGGTCTTTGGAAAGGTGTCGTTCACAACAGGATAGGACACTTCAAATTCATCAACGTAGAGATACTGAACGACCGAGTACCAAGACGCGGTGACTCGGAACGTAGTAGCAAGTGGGGTCAGAGATACAGGCAAAAGCCCGGATCGGTTCAAGAGCTCTTGCAAAGAATGAATCTTCAG GAACACATTTCCGTTTTCGTGCTGAACGGTTACGAGGATTTGGAGCTGTTCAGGGAAATAGAGCCAGCGGATCTCGATTATTTGAGTATACATCAGCCGGAGCACCGTGCCAAGATACTTACGGCCGTACAACTATTGCACGACCTTCAGT CTGGTAGCGAAGGAGATCTAGCGTCGAGTTCGGAAGGAGACGAGGTTAGCAGATTAGTTCTTCATTCTGGACAAACGTCCGGTCATTGTTCTCCCTTCAATCGACGTCAATTCCCAAGGGATTCTGGTTGCTACGATGCGCATAAAAATCCAACGAGTCGTCGAAACGTCAGTCCTGAATCATCGATGGCGACTAAGATATCCAGAGAGAATAATCTCGACAGTAGTGCTCAAAGTAAGATAGCAGCTGGCAACGTTACCGGCGAGGGTAATGCATTGACAGACGTTAAGGATGACTTTCATCCTAATATACCTATCGGTGGATCGCTTTTAACGCAAAAGGAAGGACAATTCGATAAATCTCCTTTGTTACGCGGCGGTAGCGCTAGAGCAATAGGAAAGAGAAGTAATTTTGGAGAAACTGTTGTGATCGAGGAAGCATGCGAAGGTAATCAAAAGCTTGGTATGGTCAAATACGTTGTCGGTGGTAACACCGATCTTGGACTCGAAGCTGCTCGTGACGTAGCCACGGCTTTGAGTCAACGCGGTTGTTTAAGCGAGAAATCAAGCGATTCTGGCGTAAGTTCGTCTAGCATTAGCTCGGCACCTCCACCAAGAGACAAATCGTTAGCTACCGGTACCGGACCCTCCCAAACATCGGTTTCACCTACCAAAAATCAATTCGGTAATTTCACGAGAACACCGGCTACCACTCAAACAGCCGCCAAGACACAAGGAAACGCTAGCTCCGAATATCCGTGA